The sequence AGCCGCGGTGATTGAACGAGCGAAGACGTTCCGGGCCGCTCACTACGTTCGCTCCCGGGCTGTGACTTCCGTGCTCAAATCGGGGAGAGCAGTCCTTCACATTCAGCACCGGTTCGCTCCGCTCTCGGCGCTGAAGTTCAGTCCGCTCTCCCCGATTTGAACGGGGGACAAGCCGATCTACAGTCGGCTGCTCTGCCAGGCTGAGCTAAGAGCGGTGCCCTGTCGTACCGCATTCTCGGGTATAACGATTGCTGTTCGGCGCGATGTACGTGAACGAATGACGAGGATTGGGCAAGATTGAAATAGTGTCGCATAATTCCTCTCAACGAAGATGAGTAAAGTCACGTTCCGCGCGGACGACGACCTCGTCGAGCGACTGGAGGCGTTAGACGCCTCCAAGAGCGAGGTCATGCGCGAGGCGCTTCGTGCGTACCTCGACGCGTCGGAGCGTGAGGCCGGTGCGGACGCGGGGTCGGTCGCACCGGTGTCCGAGCGTATCGACGAACTCGTCCGCGAGCGCGTCGACGAACTCGTCGGTGAGCGGCTCCGACAGGCCGAGAACCGTCGACCACAGGACGTCAACGTCAACATCAGCCTCGACGGTGCGAGCGACGACGACGACTCGGAAGAACGTAAGACAACCGTCGACGGAGCGGAGACGGCGGACGAGAAGTCGTGCAGCCAGTGCGGCGAAGAGCTGTCCGACGGACAGATGTACTGCCCGAACTGCGGTGAGAAAGCGTCTCGCCGATTGTTCTGCGACTGCGGAGACGAGGTCCGTTCGGACTGGGCGTTCTGTCCGGGGTGCGGTCGACGGACTCCGGCGGCGGACGTTCTCGAACGGCGGTGACGGCTCGCTAGGACCGCGTAAACACCGTTCTACGGTCGTGTCTTACATTCGCCGTTACATTTATATCCCATCGGTCTGTGCTTACGTTCGCGTAAGACGGTCGTCTTACGCTCCGGAATCGGTGGGGCAAAGTCGCCCTCCTCGTGCGATTTCGGCGCGTGATGACACTGTCGGGCATGTGCCCGACCGTCTTACCGGGGGAATGCAAATATGGAGCGTGTGACACTACGAATTCCGAAGCAGCAGATCGAGGAAGTCGAACAGATGGTGGAAACGGGAGAGTTCCCGAACCGCAGCGAAGCCATCCGTTCGGCCGTCCGCGAGATGCTCAATGAGCAGGCCGAAGAACGCGACGCAAAACGTCCCGAGCGCACCAAGCGCAGCTGGGCGAAGGTGTAATCGAATGCAAGATATCGTTCAAGACGCACTCGAAAACGCCGAAGCCGAGCAGCGCGACATGGAGGCGCAGAGCGACGACGACGAGTTCGGCGAACCCCGTATCGTCATCGTCGGCTGCGGTGGTGCTGGGAACAACACCATCAACCGCCTCTACAACATCGGCGTCGAGGGCGCCGACACCGTCGCTATCAACACAGACAAACAGCACCTGAAGATGATCGAGGCCGACACGAAGATTCTCGTTGGCAAGTCGCTGACCTCCGGCCTCGGTGCCGGCGGCGACCCCTCGATGGGCGAACGGGCGACCGAGATGGCGCAGGGAACCATCAAAGAGGTTCTCGGCAAAGCCGACCTCGTGTTCGTCACCGCCGGGATGGGCGGCGGCACCGGCACCGGTGCCGCTCCCGTCGTCGCGAAGATCGCCAAAGAACAGGGCGCCATCGTCGTCGGCATGGTCTCGACGCCGTTCAACGTCGAGCGTGCCCGGACGGTGAAAGCCGAAGAAGGGCTGGAGAAACTCCGCAACGAGGCGGACTCCATCATCGTCCTCGACAACAACCGCCTGCTCGACTACGTCCCGAACCTCCCGATCGGCAAGGCGTTCTCGGTGATGGACCAGATCATCGCCGAGACCGTCAAGGGGATTTCGGAGACCATCACTCAGCCGTCGCTCATCAACCTCGACTACGCCGACATGTCCACCATCATGAACCAGGGTGGCGTCGCCGTGATGCTGGTCGGGGAGACGCAGGACAAGAACAAGACCGAAGAAGTGGTTCGCGACGCGATGAACCACCCGCTTCTCGACGTGGACTACCGCGGGGCGTCCGGCGGGCTCGTCCACATCACCGGCGGCCCCGACCTCACGCTCAAGGAGGCCGAGGGCATCGCCGACAACATCACCGAACGCCTCGAAGCGAGCGCCAACGTCATCTGGGGCGCGCGCATCCAGGAGGAGTACAAAGGGAAAGTCCGCGTCATGGCCATCATGACCGGCGTCCAGAGCGCGCAGGTGCTCGGCCCGACGACCCAGAAGCAGGCCGACCGCTCGCGCGCCAGTCTCGACGGGAGTTCGGGCGGTTCGGAGTTCGAGACGAGTCAGAACCGACAGCGTCGGACGAGCACGAATCCGAACGGTTCGTGGCAGTCCGACGGCGGACAGGACGAGGTCGAACGCAACAACGGCCTCGACGTCATCCGCTAACTGCTCGGCGACTTCGACCGTACGCTGTTCTCAGAAACCCGAATGTAGGTGGCGAGCGACGCCTCGTGAGCGGGAGAGAGCGGGAAGGGAGCGAACGTTTTCAGCGAGTTCCGCTCAGTCGTAGTTCGGGGCCGCGCCCGGTCTCAGACCGCCCGAACCGCTTCGACGAGTTTACACTTTCTACAGACCGTCCCGCCGGTCTTCGACCCGCAGCGCTCGCACTCGTTGAGTTCGACGTCCTCGTCGCCGCGGTACTGCTCGGCGGCCATCTGCGCGAGTTCCTCGTAGCCGGCCATGATAGAGTGTCGGGTGCCAGGGTGGTTCTCTTCGAGTTTCAACAGCAACTTTTGAATCTCGCCGCGGTAGGCTTCGCTCGCGTGCGGGCACTCGGTGATGTGCGCCGGGAGGTCCTTCAGGTGCGCGTACAGCGCGACTTCCTTCTCGGGGACGTCGCGCAGCGGTTTGGCTCGCGGGACGAAGTTCTCCGAGAGCGCGCGCTTCTCGAAGTCGCCGATGCTCGCGTCGAAGTGTTTCGCCACCTGGGTCACGTCGCCCTCGAGGAAGTTCATCAGCGCCGTCTGCGCCTCGTCGTCTAAGTTGTGGCCGGTGAGCAGTTTGTCCGCGCCGAGTTCCTCGGCGTACTGTTCGAGCAGGTCGCGTCGGAACACGCCGCAGTACGCGCAGGGAGCCATGTTCTCGGGGTCTTTCTCCACCACGTCGTCCATCCGAACGCCGAGTTCCTCCTCGTAGGAGACGACCTCGTGCTGCAGCGAGAGGTCCTCACAGAGTTCGACGCAGGCGTCGAGGCTCTTGTCGCGGTAGCCCTCGATGCCCTCGTGGATGGAGAGCGCGACGAGTTCGATTCGGGGGTCCGGCCCGAACGTCTCGTCCAAGATGTGCGTGAGCACGACGCTGTCTTTGCCGCCCGAGAGACCGATAACCCACGTATCGGGGTCGTCGGGACTGGCGTCGCGCGGGACGAGGCTATCCTCGCGGACGCGTCGCCGGACGCGTTTCTCGACCGAGGCGCAGAAGTGGTTCTCGCAGAGATGCGCCCCCGAGTAGTTCGCGACCATGACGGCGTCGCGGTCGCACTTGTCGCACTCCATTTTCGTGTCTGTTGCCGTCTCGCGCGTATGACCGTTTCGTCTCCGCGGTCGAGGGGCGACGACTCGCCGAACCCACATCCGAACTGACTTCCCGCGACCCTCCGACCGACGCCCATGAGCGAATCGCTCCGAACCCGCCTCGCGCGCCTCGGGTTCAACCTCCACCCGACGTATCGAAGCACCGGCGGGAGAGTCCGGTACATCGAGCGCGATTGGAGTCGCGTGCAGGTCGAACTCCCGCTGACGTGGCGGACGAAGAACGTCTACGGCACCACCTTCGGCGGGAGCATGTACGCCGCCGTCGACCCGGTGTACGTCATCATGCTGAATCGCCGCCTCGGCGACGGCTTCACCGTCTGGGACCGCGCCGCGAGTATCGAGTTCAAGAGACCGGGCGACCGGACGCTGTACGCCGACTTCCGCCTCCCCGACGAGGAAGTCGACGCGATTCGAGACACCCTCGACCCCGGCGAGTCGACCGACCGCGAGTACGACCTGCGGTTGTTCGACGCCGACGGCGACGTGTACGCCGAGGTCTCGAAGACGCTGTACGTCCGCCGCGACGAGTGAGGGCGCGTCGGACCGAAGCCCGCGAGGGACCGCCCCGAGCTATTTTGCGCTGACTGCGGTACACATCGTATGACGAACGTCGCAATCACCGGAGCGGCGGGAAACGTCGGCAGAGAGGCGCTGCGCGCGTTCGAGGACACCGACCACGAGGTGACCGCGATAACCCACCGCGAGCACGACGACCTCGACAGCGTCGTCCTCGACGTGACTGACGCCGAGGCGTTCTCGGATGCGCTCGCAGGACAGGACGTGCTCGTCCACCTCGCGGCGAACCCCTCGCCGACCGCCGACTGGGAGGGTGTCTTCGAGACGAACATCGACGGGACGCGCAACGCCTACGAGGCGGCCGTCGAGAACAGCCTCGACCGCGTCGTCTTCGCCTCCTCGAACCACGCCGTCCACCAGTACAACGTCGACGACCCCGACGACCCGGAGTCGATGACCGACCGCGTGCGGACCGTCCGCCCGGACGACCCGACGCTGCCCGACTCCTTCTACGGCGTCTCGAAAGTCTCCGGCGAGGCGCTCGGGCAGTTGTACGCCGCGCGCCACGACGTAGACGTCGTCAACCTCCGCATCGGCTGGTTGCTCACCCCCGACGACCTGCGGGAGAAGGACGCCGACGACGGGGTCGACTCGCGGTTCCTCCGGGCGATGTGGCTCAGTCCCGACGACTGTCGGCGCGTCGTTCGCGACGCGGTGACGGCGTCGCTCGACGGCGACGGGCTCGGTGACACCGGCGGCGAGGCGGTGACCGCCCACGGCGTCTCCGCGAACGACGACCGCTACCTCTCGCTAACCGAGACGCGGCACGCGCTCGACTACCGACCGCGGGACAACTCGGCGGCCGAACTCGACGGGTAGGGCCTCGGGAAGTCGGAAACCGTTTTCCCCGCGGCGCGCCGACGTTCCGGCGATGGAGCGACAGGAAGCTCTCGACCGCGTCGAAGCGCTCGTCGACACGGTCGAGTCCGAACCGATGCCGGTGCCCGTCCGCGAGATTTGGGTGTACGGCGACGTGGCGCTCGGACTCGACCCCATCGACCGTCTCGACGTCTACCTCACGAAGGATATCATGATGCGCGGCGACGCGGACGCCGAGCGGGCGGCCGACCTCGAAACCCGATTCGGCGTGAAGGGAATCGGCAAGAGCGTCTCCGCCGACTGGGCCGAGCAGTTCCCCGAACACGTCCGCGCCAACGACAACGGCTACGCCGCCCCCGAGAAGTGTCTCGCCGCGCACCTGCTCGACGACGGCGAGCCGATTCACCTCGAAGTCTGTAACGCGAGCTTCGACGACAACGTCACCCAGCGGTTGAGAGGTGCCGTCGCTCGCGGCGCCTACGAGGAGATTCTCGACCCCCGAGGCGTCTGTCTCTGGCTGGACGGTCAGCGCGGCGACGAGACCCTTGAAAAGCTCCGCGGCGGCGAACTCCCGTTCCCGACGCTCTCCGGTGCGCTGGAGATGCTCGGGATGGACGACGAAGAGGCGCAGACCGCCGCGACGCGGATGCGCGAGTACCGCGCCGAACAGACCGGCACGACGGTCCGCGGCGACGTCGTCTGAGCGCTCGACCGGTCGAGAGAACTGACAGTCCGACGTTCTATTTCCCTCGGCGGTGACGTTTCGCTCGATGAGTCGAGACCGCACGTCGAGACGACGGTTCGTCCGCATCGCAGGCGCAGCGAGCGTCGCAGCTACAGTCGGTCTGGCGGGGTGTTCGTCGCCGGGCGAGGAGGAAGACGACGAGGGCGGGGAGAACGGCGGTGGCGACGAAGGCGGAGAAAGCGGCGAGGGCGGAGAGAACGGCGGTGGCGACGAGGGCGGCGAAGAGGACGACTCGCTCACCGGACCGAACGCCGACGAGTAAACCGACCTTCGGGTCCTGTTCCGCACTCACACCCGTCCGACGGTCACGTCGAACGGGACGACCTCCGCGCGCCGGTAGCTCCCCTGCTGCATCTGGTCGACTACCGACCGCCCCATCTCGCGCCACTCGGCGCGGAGCGCGTCGAACTCGGCGTCCGAGAGCGTCCGCCGGAGCTCCGCCTCGTAACGGTCGAACCCCTCGCCGGTCGCCTTCAACCGGGCGCTCTCCACGTCGGCCTCGTCGTACGGCGGTTCGACGACTTTCCGCTGGTGGTGGCGGCGCGTCCGGATTTCGGAGAGCCCCGCGTCGGCGAACAGTTCCGAGACGCGGCTCCCGAGCGAAACGTCCGTCCGGACGCCGTCGAGATACGCCTCTCTGACGCTGCGTTCGAGCGTCACCTCGCGGTCGACGGTGGAGTCGACGCCGACCGAGGCGTTGTCCGGTTCGACCGCGGCGACGAGCTCCGACGACGCTCGTTCGAACTCCGAGACGGCCGCACTCGGGTCGGGGAGGTTGCTCAGCAGGGCTTGACAGACCACGAGGTCCGCGGCGTCGTCGACGACGGGGAGGCGCGTCGCGTCGCCGGCGACGACCGAGAGTTCGGTCTGTTCGCGGGCGACACGGAGTAACTGGGGGTCGGCGTCGACGCCGACGACCTGCGCGTCCGGCGCTTCGTCGGCGAGGACGCGCGCGAGTTCGCCGGTGCCGCAGCCGACGTCGAGAATCCGACGCCGGTTCGGCAAGTCGAGGTCGGCGAGCGCCTCGCGCGAGTCGCCCCACATTCCGTCGCGGGTACGTTCGAGGTACTCGGCTGAGAACCGGCGCATGCTCCGGTGTTCACGAGCGCCGGTGATAAGCGGGGGGATTCGGGGTGGAAAGTCGGCGGGAAGTCAGTTCTCGCGCAGTTCCTTCACGCGGGCGATGTCCCACTCGAAGCCTTTCTCGGCCTCGTTCGGCGTCTCCAGCACCAGCGGCACCTCGGCGAGGTCCGGGTGGTTGACGAACGCGTTCATGCCGTCTTCGCCGATGTAGCCCTCGCCGATGTGAGCGTGTTCGTCCTTGTTCGTCCCGCACTCGTGTTTCGAGTCGTTCAGGTGGACGCACTTCAGGTGTTCCAGACCGATTTCGTCGTCGAAGGCGGCGACGGTGTCGTCGACGCCCTCGGCCGTCGAGAGGTCGTAGCCCGCGGCGAACGCGTGGGCGGTGTCGAGACAGACGTCGATGTCGAGGTCGGCCTTCTCGATGACGGTGGCGAGGTGTTCGAAGTCGCCGCCGAGTTTGGTGCCGCTTCCGGCGTCGCTCTCGACGAGCACCGTCACGCCGTCGGGCACGTCGAGTTCGTCCAGCGCCGACGCCGCGTTTTCGAGGCCCTGCTCGACGCCCGCGCCGGTGTGCGCGCCGAGGTGGACGTTGACGTACTCGACGCCGAGTCGGGCCGCGGCGTCGACCTCCTTCTGCATCGAGTCGATGGATTTCTCGCGGAGTCCGTCCTTCGGCGTGCAGAGGTTGACGAGGTACGACGAGTGGATGACCCACGGGCCGTCCAACTCGGTTTCCGTCCCCTCGCGGAACGCCGCGGCGTCCTCGTCGCCTATCTCGCCGTGTTTCCACACCTGCGGGGAGTGGGTGAAAATCTGTCCGCAGTTGCCGCCGACGGTCGTCTGTCGCTCGACGGCGTTGCCGACGCCGCCCGCAATCGAGACGTGTGCTCCAACTCGCATATCAGCGCGGAAGAATTGGACGGGCATAGGAACTTCGGAGTCGCGGTGTCGGCGCTCGTCGACCCGCTACCGAGACGCGAACAGCTAACGCATTGGAATCTAAGAGAGTCGTATGGCCGAACACGTAGGCGTCGAGGTGGGCGAGTCCGCCCCGGACGTCACCGGGCAACTCGTTCGACCCGACGGAGAGGTAGACGACGTGTCGCTCGCGGCGCTCGCGGCAGAGAAACCCGTGTTGCTGTCCTTCTACACGGCGGATTTCAGTCCCGACTGTATCGAAGAGTGGTGTTCGTTCCGCGACTTCGACTGGTTCTCGACCGGCGAGCGGGTGCAGGTCGTCGGCGTGAGCAAATCCGGCGTGCGGACGCACCGCCAGTTCATCAGCCGCCTGAACCTTGGCTTTCCGCTGTACTCCGACGGCGACCTCGACATCGCGGAGGCGTTCGACGTCGCGTACCGCGCGTTCGGCATCTCGCGCCGGGCGCGGCGCTCCTGTTTTCTCCTCGACGAGTCGATGACGGTTCGGTACAGGTGGGTCGGCGAACACTGGTTGGACCCGACGCGCGACACGCCGCCGGTCGGAGAGATTCACGAGGCGATTCAGGCGGAACTCGGCGGCGACGAAGAACAGACGTTCGGGTTCTGAGTCCTACTCCGACGACCGCGACTCGGCGCGCCGCCGAACCCAGTCGTCGGATTCGTACTTCTCGCGCGCACGTTCGCGGGCGCGCTCCAGTTCCTCGTCGGTCCACTCGCCTTCCTCGGCGTCGACCCACTCGCCGAGGGCGGCTTCGAGCGCCGAGACGGCCTCGTCGCGGGAGATTTCGGCCTGTTCGTCGATACCGGTGACCCGTTCGCGGAACGTCTCCGCGTCGATTCCGGGGTCGGCGAAGACGCCCAGATGCCGGTCGGCGAGCACGCTGTACGTCAACGAGCCGTGCTGGATGACGGCGTCCTTTCGGCGGTACTGGGCGTTGCCGCTGATTTTGCGGCCGCCGGCGACGACGTCGTGGGCGGGGTGCAGTTCCCGCAGGTAGCACGCCGGTTGGTGGATGGCCGGCAGCTGCTCGTCGGCGAAGTCGGCGTCGACGCCCATCCGCTCGAAGCCGTCGAGGACGGGCGCACAGAGCAGGTGATAGCAGTCGAGCAGTCGGCTCGGGAGCTCCTCGGCCGGCGCGGTGATGGAGTAGGAGATGTCGCCGAACTCGTCGTGGTAGATGCCGCCGCCGCCGGTCTGGCGGCGCGTGACGGTGATTCCCTCGCGTTCGCAGAACTCCCAGTCGACGGTGTCGGGCGCTTGTCGGTAGCCCAGAGAGAGCGTGCTCGGCTCCCACCGGTAGACCCGGACCGTTCTCGGGCCGCCGTCGGCGGCCGTCTCGGCCGCGATCTCGTCCAGCGCCATGTTCATCGGCCCCGACCGGGACTCCTCGCGGACGAGTCGCCACTGCCGGTCGGCCGACGGCGCGTCGTCGGTCATAGGCGGCGGTAGGCGGGAGTGAGAGAAAGTGGTTACGACGCGCGGTGAGGGAGAGAATCGTCGAGCGGCGAACTCACGGCCCGAACTGTTCGGCTGCGTAGGCGGCGAGATGGCCGTGTGCGCGGCGGAGGCGCTCCGAGAGTGCCTGATGGCTGATGTCGAGGTCGGCGGCGAGCTCCGACAGTTCGGCTCCGCGCGGAACCTGGTAGTAACCGCCGTCGAGCGCCGCGCGGAGCGCCTCGCGCTGGGAGGCGGTGAGACCGAACGTGTCGTCGACGTCCGACCCGTTCCGGGCCGTGTCGAACTCGCGGATGCGCTGGACCGAGAAGCCGGCGGCCTCCTCCTCGGTGATGCGCAGCGTCCGCGAGAGCGAGTCGCGGTGCGGGAACAGGATGCGGAACGTCCACACGTCGTTGCGAGCGGAGGCGTTCATGATGGTCGCGCCCTCGTCGTCGAGCAGTCGGGCGACCGGTTCGAAGCCCTCGGCCCAGTCGAGTCGGTACAGTCGCCGTTCTCCCTGCTCTTTCAGGAGCGCGGCGTCGGTGAGCGTGTGGTCCGTGGCCAACGCCCGGTCGAGCGCCCCCCAGTCGTCGCAACGCATCCAGACGAACGCGAGCAGCCGGTCGGTTCCGTGGGCGGCGACGGACTCCGCTTCGATTTCGAGACCCGGGACGCTGGCGAGCGTGCTCCGGAGAGGAAACTGCTCTGTCGGATGTTCGAGGGTTGCGACGACGCTCATACCGGTTTCGAACGCGCCGGAAGGGGATTAGTAATGGCTCAGAAATTCGGGACGGTTTCGATTACCGAGAGCTTTCGCCGCTGGAACAGTCACGCGTTCGAGTGTAATCTCAGCCTGTCCCGTCGTCTCCGGTCGGTGTCTCGGGCGTCGGCCGGACTCCCGAGTACGGCCGCGCCCCCCGCGAACCCCGTAGTTGCTCCTCTCGGCGGCGCGCTCGCTCGCGCGTCTTCTCGTCCCACTCCGAAAGGAGCCCGTACTCCAGCATCGTCTCCATGCCGGCGAGCGCCGCGCGCAGTTGGACGCCGAGAAGCGGGATGTCCGCCACGGTGACGATGAGGTCCGCCTGTATCATCACCCCCTCGGTGAGCAACACGTCCAGGAGGTCGACGACGGCGTCGTCGTCCCGGCGCGTCGGCCGCACCGCTACCGGCCTCCCGCCTCGGATTCTCGACCGCCCGACCCGGAGCCGGCGTCGTCCGAACCCCCCTCGCCGAGCGACGGCGCGAACGTGTACGGCGGCCACGGGCCGGTGTACTGCACGCCGGTCGTCTCCGGGTTCGCCTCGACCTCGTCGAGCACGTCGCCGATGGGAATCTCGTTCTCCTCGGGCGCGAGCACGGCGACCCGAAACGAGGGGCCGGAGTCCGAACCGTCGTCGTCCTCCAGCGACACCGCCGGTCGACCGAGTTCCTCCATCTCCTCGACCAGCGGGTCGAGCCGCTCCGCGAGCGTCGCTACGCGCTCCTCGCGTTCGGCGTACACGAGGTCGGAGAGTCGCTTGTCGTACTGCTTCTGGACGAGAAACGACGTCCCCTCCGAGGAGTCGCCGAGCGTCTCGGCGAGTTCGGCCAGTCGGTCGTCGGACGACTCGACCGCCTCGGCCAGCGCCTCCTCGTCCCAGCCGACCTCGATTCGGTACTCCCACTTGCCCGCGAACGCGTCGAGATGTCGTCGCTGGGTCGCCGCGGTTTCGGCGAGCCACTCTCGGACCGCCGCGTCGCCGCCCTCGACGACGGTGCCGAACCGAAGCGGCAGCGGCGTCCCGAACGCGTCGCCCGCCGCGTCGACGACGTGCTGGTGGCGGAGCAGCGACCGCTTGACCGCCGAGAGGTCGTTCGGGTTCGGCGTCCGCTCGCAGCGGTGGACGACCGCCCCGATTCCGTCGGCCGTGACGAGGTACGCCTCCGCGCCGTCGACGGCGTTCG is a genomic window of Haloprofundus halophilus containing:
- a CDS encoding zinc-ribbon domain-containing protein, whose translation is MSKVTFRADDDLVERLEALDASKSEVMREALRAYLDASEREAGADAGSVAPVSERIDELVRERVDELVGERLRQAENRRPQDVNVNISLDGASDDDDSEERKTTVDGAETADEKSCSQCGEELSDGQMYCPNCGEKASRRLFCDCGDEVRSDWAFCPGCGRRTPAADVLERR
- a CDS encoding ribbon-helix-helix domain-containing protein, producing the protein MERVTLRIPKQQIEEVEQMVETGEFPNRSEAIRSAVREMLNEQAEERDAKRPERTKRSWAKV
- the ftsZ gene encoding cell division protein FtsZ translates to MQDIVQDALENAEAEQRDMEAQSDDDEFGEPRIVIVGCGGAGNNTINRLYNIGVEGADTVAINTDKQHLKMIEADTKILVGKSLTSGLGAGGDPSMGERATEMAQGTIKEVLGKADLVFVTAGMGGGTGTGAAPVVAKIAKEQGAIVVGMVSTPFNVERARTVKAEEGLEKLRNEADSIIVLDNNRLLDYVPNLPIGKAFSVMDQIIAETVKGISETITQPSLINLDYADMSTIMNQGGVAVMLVGETQDKNKTEEVVRDAMNHPLLDVDYRGASGGLVHITGGPDLTLKEAEGIADNITERLEASANVIWGARIQEEYKGKVRVMAIMTGVQSAQVLGPTTQKQADRSRASLDGSSGGSEFETSQNRQRRTSTNPNGSWQSDGGQDEVERNNGLDVIR
- the ncsA gene encoding tRNA 2-thiolation protein NcsA, with product MECDKCDRDAVMVANYSGAHLCENHFCASVEKRVRRRVREDSLVPRDASPDDPDTWVIGLSGGKDSVVLTHILDETFGPDPRIELVALSIHEGIEGYRDKSLDACVELCEDLSLQHEVVSYEEELGVRMDDVVEKDPENMAPCAYCGVFRRDLLEQYAEELGADKLLTGHNLDDEAQTALMNFLEGDVTQVAKHFDASIGDFEKRALSENFVPRAKPLRDVPEKEVALYAHLKDLPAHITECPHASEAYRGEIQKLLLKLEENHPGTRHSIMAGYEELAQMAAEQYRGDEDVELNECERCGSKTGGTVCRKCKLVEAVRAV
- a CDS encoding DUF4442 domain-containing protein, which encodes MSESLRTRLARLGFNLHPTYRSTGGRVRYIERDWSRVQVELPLTWRTKNVYGTTFGGSMYAAVDPVYVIMLNRRLGDGFTVWDRAASIEFKRPGDRTLYADFRLPDEEVDAIRDTLDPGESTDREYDLRLFDADGDVYAEVSKTLYVRRDE
- a CDS encoding NAD-dependent epimerase/dehydratase family protein, producing the protein MTNVAITGAAGNVGREALRAFEDTDHEVTAITHREHDDLDSVVLDVTDAEAFSDALAGQDVLVHLAANPSPTADWEGVFETNIDGTRNAYEAAVENSLDRVVFASSNHAVHQYNVDDPDDPESMTDRVRTVRPDDPTLPDSFYGVSKVSGEALGQLYAARHDVDVVNLRIGWLLTPDDLREKDADDGVDSRFLRAMWLSPDDCRRVVRDAVTASLDGDGLGDTGGEAVTAHGVSANDDRYLSLTETRHALDYRPRDNSAAELDG
- a CDS encoding DUF7095 family protein gives rise to the protein MERQEALDRVEALVDTVESEPMPVPVREIWVYGDVALGLDPIDRLDVYLTKDIMMRGDADAERAADLETRFGVKGIGKSVSADWAEQFPEHVRANDNGYAAPEKCLAAHLLDDGEPIHLEVCNASFDDNVTQRLRGAVARGAYEEILDPRGVCLWLDGQRGDETLEKLRGGELPFPTLSGALEMLGMDDEEAQTAATRMREYRAEQTGTTVRGDVV
- a CDS encoding methyltransferase domain-containing protein; its protein translation is MRRFSAEYLERTRDGMWGDSREALADLDLPNRRRILDVGCGTGELARVLADEAPDAQVVGVDADPQLLRVAREQTELSVVAGDATRLPVVDDAADLVVCQALLSNLPDPSAAVSEFERASSELVAAVEPDNASVGVDSTVDREVTLERSVREAYLDGVRTDVSLGSRVSELFADAGLSEIRTRRHHQRKVVEPPYDEADVESARLKATGEGFDRYEAELRRTLSDAEFDALRAEWREMGRSVVDQMQQGSYRRAEVVPFDVTVGRV
- a CDS encoding deoxyribonuclease IV, translated to MRVGAHVSIAGGVGNAVERQTTVGGNCGQIFTHSPQVWKHGEIGDEDAAAFREGTETELDGPWVIHSSYLVNLCTPKDGLREKSIDSMQKEVDAAARLGVEYVNVHLGAHTGAGVEQGLENAASALDELDVPDGVTVLVESDAGSGTKLGGDFEHLATVIEKADLDIDVCLDTAHAFAAGYDLSTAEGVDDTVAAFDDEIGLEHLKCVHLNDSKHECGTNKDEHAHIGEGYIGEDGMNAFVNHPDLAEVPLVLETPNEAEKGFEWDIARVKELREN
- a CDS encoding redoxin domain-containing protein translates to MAEHVGVEVGESAPDVTGQLVRPDGEVDDVSLAALAAEKPVLLSFYTADFSPDCIEEWCSFRDFDWFSTGERVQVVGVSKSGVRTHRQFISRLNLGFPLYSDGDLDIAEAFDVAYRAFGISRRARRSCFLLDESMTVRYRWVGEHWLDPTRDTPPVGEIHEAIQAELGGDEEQTFGF
- a CDS encoding lipoate--protein ligase family protein, yielding MTDDAPSADRQWRLVREESRSGPMNMALDEIAAETAADGGPRTVRVYRWEPSTLSLGYRQAPDTVDWEFCEREGITVTRRQTGGGGIYHDEFGDISYSITAPAEELPSRLLDCYHLLCAPVLDGFERMGVDADFADEQLPAIHQPACYLRELHPAHDVVAGGRKISGNAQYRRKDAVIQHGSLTYSVLADRHLGVFADPGIDAETFRERVTGIDEQAEISRDEAVSALEAALGEWVDAEEGEWTDEELERARERAREKYESDDWVRRRAESRSSE
- a CDS encoding helix-turn-helix domain-containing protein, with protein sequence MSVVATLEHPTEQFPLRSTLASVPGLEIEAESVAAHGTDRLLAFVWMRCDDWGALDRALATDHTLTDAALLKEQGERRLYRLDWAEGFEPVARLLDDEGATIMNASARNDVWTFRILFPHRDSLSRTLRITEEEAAGFSVQRIREFDTARNGSDVDDTFGLTASQREALRAALDGGYYQVPRGAELSELAADLDISHQALSERLRRAHGHLAAYAAEQFGP
- the gvpM gene encoding gas vesicle protein GvpM → MRPTRRDDDAVVDLLDVLLTEGVMIQADLIVTVADIPLLGVQLRAALAGMETMLEYGLLSEWDEKTRERARRREEQLRGSRGARPYSGVRPTPETPTGDDGTG
- the gvpL gene encoding gas vesicle protein GvpL → MSAPAADPGTTVDDGRYLYCVVGVDDGESDADWSESNAVDGAEAYLVTADGIGAVVHRCERTPNPNDLSAVKRSLLRHQHVVDAAGDAFGTPLPLRFGTVVEGGDAAVREWLAETAATQRRHLDAFAGKWEYRIEVGWDEEALAEAVESSDDRLAELAETLGDSSEGTSFLVQKQYDKRLSDLVYAEREERVATLAERLDPLVEEMEELGRPAVSLEDDDGSDSGPSFRVAVLAPEENEIPIGDVLDEVEANPETTGVQYTGPWPPYTFAPSLGEGGSDDAGSGSGGRESEAGGR